CTGGCTACCGGAGAGCCCTTGCGCGAGGTGGATGTACCGGCAGAAGAATTTCCCGAGATGAAGTGGACCCACCGCTACTGGGGTGCGCGCCCAATCTTGTATGTTCCCAGGGGGAAGTATTACCTGGTTGCGCGTGCCATCCAGGAAACCTCACTGGACGAGATGGGGCGAGATCGTGTCTTTACCCACACGGGCTGGACGGCCATCAATGGAACGCGGGGGTATCTAACTCGCTCAGGGATGATCACCGCCAAGGGATTCGACAGCAGCGTGCGCGTTGATTTGGGGGAAAACAACCTGCGTTATTATGATTTGCCCCAACCGCCAACAGGCGATGCACTGGCTGAAGCCATCAAAGCCAGCCTGGGATTTCTGGACATTGGCCCGCTGCGCGTGACTGCGCCACTTTGGGCGGCCTTGTATGCCGGCCCGCTGACTGCAATCCGCCCACTTTACACGGTAATCTGGCTGTATGGCCCAACCCAGAGCGGTAAATCCACCGTTGCTCATCTGGCCTTAGCGCACTTCGGGACAGGATTCGTTGAAGGGCGCCAATATCATGCCCCGGTGGACTGGATGAGTACGGTCACACACATCGAAGGCGTCATGTTCAAAGTCAAAGATGCCCCGGTCATCATTGATGATTTCGCACCCCAATTCCAGAGTGCAGCAGACAGCCGCCGGATCCATAAAAGCGCCCATCAAGTCGTGCGAGCGGTAGGCAACCGTTCGGCGCGCGGGCGTGCCAATCGTGATCTGAGTGAGCGGAAGACCCGGGTGCCGCGCGGGATGGTGATCTCCACAGCGGAACTGCCCCTATCCGGAGAAAGCACCGTTGGGCGTATGGTCTATGTCCCTATTGTGCGCGGCGAGGTATTGCCGAATCCTGGACAACCACCCCGTGAAGCACTGAACCAGGCGCAAATGCAAGCCAGACAGGGGTTATATGCGCAAGCGATGGCGGCTTATGTGCAGTGGCTGGCAAGCCATTGGGAACGCGCCGCCAAACTGTATTTGGAAATCATCGAAGAGTCTCACAAACAGGTACGAGATGGGACGTTGCAGAACCGTCTTCCCGACTACTTTGCCACCCTGGATGCTGCCCAGCAAATCGCTTTGACGGCCTTTCATGAATTGGGAATCCTTTCCGCCCATGAAGCTGCCACGATTGCAGAAAGCAGCGGCCAAGCTATTCTCAGAGTCATTGAAGGCCAGGCCGAGAAGATCGCCGCCGAATCGCCGGTGCGCAAATTCTTCGATGCCCTGGATAATTTGCTCCAACGGCGCAAGGTATATTTGGAACCTCGTTCTGGAGCCACAATCACACCGCCCACTGGCGCCGAACCGGTAGGCTGGTATGAACCCGGTGACGAAAATCTCTTTTTCCTGGACACCAGTAGTTGCATGATCCATGTGCGGGATTTCTGGGGACAACTGGGGGAGCATTTTGATACCACCCGGGATGCCTTGCACCGCCAATTCAACCAGATTGCGGGGTTGCTTGCCGAAACCGGGAGCGGGAATAATATCCAGGTTTCCAAGTGGGTGACTAGCGCCGGCAAAAACAAGCGCATGATCGCATTCAGTCAGGAGAAAGTTCAAGCGCTATATGGTGTGACGATTCGGAATCCATCGCACCCATCTACAAAACAGGGCGAAAGGCCAGACCTTGGTTAATTGAAGTGTTTTTTCTTATGCGCAAGATGTTCATGTCGTGAGGTTGTGAGGTCTAAAAATGTTTCTGTTCCGGTACCCATATATAGAGAAATCACCTATGTTCATCAACAATTTCCCTATATATGGGGGATATATTCCTCACGACTTTCTTCACGACTACCTCACGAGTACCTCACGACCCATGTGAAAACTGCACGACATTTGAGAGGGGTGTGCGGTACTCGTGAGGGAAAAA
This genomic window from Chloroflexota bacterium contains:
- a CDS encoding DUF927 domain-containing protein; the protein is MPQRIDIEKLLDHIDIVALANHLGADLQKKGREWRGICPLHTGADNETAFQVSVNNDRRGYWRCWTGCDTGGDAIDLARQAKNMGFIEAVEYLANYAGITLEDIGITQETTQAYEKRKRYIAILDLAAHYFAVQLWSEKGQHCLEYARSRGFSDDGLRMAGWGFADGSTGLHDYLLQNGADLSLARTMGLIRADNRAFTANGNGDKVSPDGWLVYPHSEWSNAKVRKCEICDAETWHHDQCCLRHNPDFSHLQGVIYLSARTLSLEPEGGDKSRNLPGKRQLYKAEIPGMREIILCEGPADAESYRQMGFSAWALCGLGQLPERDYRLLKQRPVVYLAFDGDEAGREKQNQLAPKFGPLAMLVMPIEGYKDANDFYRDHPDKSQITALFENATPVIEQYLEKTKHITPHKLQEHTGELLDLLKRLPDEIAPRYLGRAQRALGITRKELRTLISEVERQDGKSPILSEIKDGKLHFLDEPLSNFTAQITHELVIDDGLNLPEVQYTIAGWLATGEPLREVDVPAEEFPEMKWTHRYWGARPILYVPRGKYYLVARAIQETSLDEMGRDRVFTHTGWTAINGTRGYLTRSGMITAKGFDSSVRVDLGENNLRYYDLPQPPTGDALAEAIKASLGFLDIGPLRVTAPLWAALYAGPLTAIRPLYTVIWLYGPTQSGKSTVAHLALAHFGTGFVEGRQYHAPVDWMSTVTHIEGVMFKVKDAPVIIDDFAPQFQSAADSRRIHKSAHQVVRAVGNRSARGRANRDLSERKTRVPRGMVISTAELPLSGESTVGRMVYVPIVRGEVLPNPGQPPREALNQAQMQARQGLYAQAMAAYVQWLASHWERAAKLYLEIIEESHKQVRDGTLQNRLPDYFATLDAAQQIALTAFHELGILSAHEAATIAESSGQAILRVIEGQAEKIAAESPVRKFFDALDNLLQRRKVYLEPRSGATITPPTGAEPVGWYEPGDENLFFLDTSSCMIHVRDFWGQLGEHFDTTRDALHRQFNQIAGLLAETGSGNNIQVSKWVTSAGKNKRMIAFSQEKVQALYGVTIRNPSHPSTKQGERPDLG